One Streptomyces lincolnensis genomic region harbors:
- a CDS encoding methionine synthase: MNANPSFGPATGIGSLPGGDAGEAVKTSTGSFEDFPFLPELPARGPGADMIGRTAGMLVDLYARVEPSGWRIGDRPGRDTKRARSWLGEDLDALEEYTQGYEGPLKVQAVGPWTLAAALELRNGEVALSDPGATRDLAASLAEGLRLHLEEVGRRAPGARIVLQLDEPSLIAVLRGHVKTASGYRTHRAVDRQLIEATLRDVIGVHGDGPVVVHSCAPDVPFALLRRAGAAAISFDFSLLTERDEDAIGEAVEGGTRLFVGVVPGTDSRLSDPAGSVMGVRTLWRRLGLHPGLLAEAVTVTPSCGLAGASPAYAREALAHCVRAARSLADNPE, translated from the coding sequence GTGAACGCGAATCCCAGCTTCGGCCCGGCCACCGGCATCGGCTCTCTCCCCGGAGGCGACGCCGGGGAAGCCGTCAAGACCTCCACCGGCTCCTTCGAGGACTTCCCGTTCCTGCCCGAGCTCCCCGCGAGAGGCCCCGGCGCCGACATGATCGGCCGCACCGCGGGCATGCTCGTCGACCTGTACGCCCGCGTGGAGCCCAGCGGCTGGCGCATCGGCGACCGCCCGGGGAGGGACACGAAGCGGGCACGGTCATGGCTGGGCGAGGACCTCGACGCGCTGGAGGAGTACACGCAGGGATACGAGGGCCCGCTGAAGGTACAGGCGGTCGGCCCCTGGACCCTGGCCGCCGCACTGGAGCTGAGGAACGGAGAGGTCGCCCTCTCCGACCCCGGCGCCACCCGGGACCTGGCCGCCTCGCTCGCCGAGGGACTGCGCCTGCACCTGGAGGAGGTCGGGCGCCGCGCCCCCGGCGCCCGGATCGTCCTCCAGCTCGACGAACCGTCCCTCATCGCCGTACTGAGGGGCCATGTGAAGACCGCGAGCGGCTACCGCACCCACCGCGCCGTCGACCGCCAACTCATCGAGGCCACCCTCCGCGACGTCATCGGGGTTCACGGGGACGGCCCCGTCGTGGTCCACTCGTGCGCACCGGACGTCCCGTTCGCCCTGCTGCGCCGGGCGGGCGCGGCGGCGATCTCCTTCGACTTCTCGCTCCTCACCGAGCGTGACGAGGACGCGATCGGCGAGGCGGTGGAAGGGGGGACCCGGCTCTTCGTCGGTGTCGTACCGGGCACGGACAGCCGATTGTCAGACCCTGCCGGTAGCGTCATGGGTGTCAGGACGCTGTGGCGCAGGCTGGGGCTGCATCCGGGGCTTCTCGCGGAGGCGGTCACGGTCACTCCGTCGTGCGGACTCGCGGGGGCTTCCCCCGCGTACGCACGCGAGGCCCTCGCCCACTGCGTCCGGGCGGCGAGATCCCTCGCGGACAACCCTGAGTAA
- the ligA gene encoding NAD-dependent DNA ligase LigA gives MAGDKQAETTVPAEVREQHAKLAEQIEEHRFRYYVNDAPVVSDAEFDKLLRTLEALEEEHPELRTPDSPTQKVAGAYETEFTAVQHRSRMLSLDNAFSDEELAAWAERVAKDVGAPDYHLLCELKVDGLAVNLTYEHGRLTRAATRGDGRTGEDITPNVRTIAEIPDRLKGDTVPDLVEIRGEVYFPMEKFQELNARLVEAGDKPFANPRNAAAGSLRQKDPRVTATRPLHMVVHGIGALEGFDGMTRLSQGYDLLKTWGLPTSTHAKVVEGLDGVREFIAYYGENRHSVEHEIDGVVVKLDEIPLQGRLGSTSRAPRWAIAYKYAPEEVNTKLINIRVGVGRTGRVTPYAQVEPVTVAGSEVEFATLHNQDVVKLKGVLIGDTVVLRKAGDVIPEILGPVVDLRDGSEREFVMPSECPECGSALRPMKEGDVDLRCPNARTCPAQLRERLFYLAGRKSLDIEHFGYVAAAALTRPLEPAEPPLTDEGDLFDLTIEQLLPIKAYVLDQDSGLPKRDPKTGEEKIATVFANQQGEAKKNALAMLENIAAAKERPLARVLTGLSIRHVGPVAAEALAREFRSVDRIEQAEEAELAATDGVGPIIAKSLKEWFSEEWHQEILRKWKAAGVRMEEEGSGEDEGPRPLEGLTVVVTGTLERFTRDGAKEALQTRGAKVTGSVSKKTSFVVVGDNPGSKYDKAMQLKVPVLNEDGFTVLLEQGPEAAAEVALPAEE, from the coding sequence GTGGCCGGCGACAAGCAAGCGGAGACGACGGTGCCCGCCGAGGTGCGGGAGCAGCACGCGAAGCTCGCTGAGCAGATCGAGGAGCACCGCTTCCGGTACTACGTGAACGACGCTCCGGTCGTCAGCGACGCGGAGTTCGACAAGCTCCTGCGCACCCTGGAGGCGCTGGAGGAGGAGCACCCGGAGCTGCGCACCCCGGACTCGCCGACCCAGAAGGTCGCGGGTGCCTACGAGACGGAGTTCACGGCCGTCCAGCACCGCTCCCGCATGCTCTCCCTCGACAACGCCTTCAGCGACGAGGAACTCGCCGCCTGGGCCGAGCGCGTGGCCAAGGACGTCGGTGCGCCCGACTACCACCTGCTGTGCGAGCTCAAGGTCGACGGCCTCGCCGTCAACCTCACCTACGAGCACGGCCGCCTCACCCGCGCGGCGACCCGCGGCGACGGCCGCACCGGCGAGGACATCACGCCCAACGTCCGCACGATCGCCGAGATCCCGGACCGCCTGAAGGGCGACACCGTCCCGGACCTCGTGGAGATCCGCGGCGAGGTCTACTTCCCGATGGAGAAGTTCCAGGAGCTCAACGCCCGCCTGGTCGAGGCCGGCGACAAGCCCTTCGCCAACCCGCGCAACGCGGCGGCCGGTTCGCTGCGCCAGAAGGACCCGCGCGTCACCGCCACCCGCCCCCTGCACATGGTCGTCCACGGCATCGGAGCCCTGGAGGGCTTCGACGGCATGACCCGCCTCTCCCAGGGCTACGACCTCCTCAAGACCTGGGGCCTGCCGACCTCCACGCACGCCAAGGTGGTCGAAGGCCTCGACGGCGTGCGGGAGTTCATCGCGTACTACGGCGAGAACCGCCACTCCGTGGAGCACGAGATCGACGGAGTGGTCGTCAAGCTGGACGAGATCCCGCTCCAGGGCCGCCTCGGCTCCACCTCGCGCGCCCCGCGCTGGGCGATCGCCTACAAGTACGCGCCGGAGGAGGTGAACACCAAGCTCATCAACATCCGCGTGGGAGTGGGCCGTACGGGCCGCGTCACGCCGTACGCCCAGGTGGAGCCCGTCACCGTCGCGGGCTCGGAGGTCGAGTTCGCCACCCTGCACAACCAGGACGTAGTGAAGCTGAAGGGCGTCCTCATCGGCGACACCGTGGTGCTGCGCAAGGCCGGTGACGTCATCCCGGAGATCCTCGGACCGGTCGTGGACCTGCGCGACGGCAGCGAGCGCGAGTTCGTGATGCCGTCCGAGTGCCCCGAGTGCGGGAGCGCGCTGCGGCCGATGAAGGAGGGCGACGTCGACCTGCGCTGCCCGAACGCCCGCACCTGCCCCGCCCAGCTACGTGAACGCCTGTTCTATCTCGCGGGCCGCAAGTCGCTGGACATCGAGCACTTCGGCTATGTCGCCGCCGCGGCCCTCACCCGGCCGCTGGAGCCCGCAGAGCCGCCCCTCACCGACGAGGGCGACCTGTTCGACCTCACCATCGAGCAGCTGCTGCCCATCAAGGCGTACGTCCTCGACCAGGACAGCGGACTGCCCAAGCGTGACCCGAAGACCGGCGAGGAGAAGATCGCCACCGTCTTCGCCAACCAGCAGGGCGAGGCCAAGAAGAACGCGCTCGCCATGCTGGAGAACATCGCGGCCGCGAAGGAGCGCCCGCTGGCCCGGGTCCTGACCGGCCTGTCGATCCGTCATGTCGGCCCGGTCGCCGCCGAGGCGCTGGCGCGTGAGTTCCGCTCGGTCGACCGCATCGAGCAGGCGGAAGAGGCGGAGCTGGCGGCCACCGACGGCGTCGGCCCGATCATCGCGAAATCACTCAAAGAGTGGTTCTCCGAGGAGTGGCACCAGGAGATCCTCCGCAAATGGAAGGCCGCCGGTGTCCGCATGGAGGAGGAGGGCTCCGGCGAGGACGAGGGCCCGCGTCCCCTGGAAGGCCTCACCGTCGTAGTGACCGGCACACTCGAGCGCTTCACCCGGGACGGCGCCAAGGAGGCGTTGCAAACTCGTGGCGCCAAAGTGACCGGTTCTGTTTCGAAGAAGACGTCTTTCGTCGTTGTGGGTGACAATCCAGGTTCGAAGTACGACAAGGCGATGCAGCTGAAGGTGCCGGTCCTCAACGAGGACGGCTTCACCGTCCTGCTGGAACAGGGGCCGGAGGCGGCCGCCGAAGTCGCGCTTCCGGCAGAGGAGTAA
- a CDS encoding putative bifunctional diguanylate cyclase/phosphodiesterase: MEPSESAAPDSRLRRLAGAWRAGLRAARPARRPGAEGHATGQRATGQYASGSPYVAGPYTQTENHDSPQLTAALGPGRSGAETERHLSWPALPAAIVAAAAFVLGAGFYRAFTGGHALFPSATVGWSLAVLTGIIVGHLVALGRSRWWGGTGSGAALTLAVLLLYGWVSAGLVSLTVVLLVGVARRHRWRQGVLHGAVDILGIAAGALLLALFGRVPSVEHPWNPDTWTFYTAPEVVLVAVAYLAVTRTLGWYLHAPRSGGLPTVARTALIRQGLVAAALLGIAPLVCVVATAKPVLLPLFAIPLIALDSTLWIARARAEEQLRDPLTGLPNRQWLLERIWTALDDAERIDARAALMLIDLDRFRSVNDTLGHLAGDRLLLQIADRLRLALPRGAEAARLGGDEFAVLLPVADSTTSATRVARGLVAALSSPLDLDGLTLVLEASAGVAVFPDHALDAEGLLRRADVAMYQAKRDRTGVEVYESKRDSNTPDRLGLLGDLRRALDRHEVQLHYQPKVRFDGQVAGLEALVRWVHPERGRVPPDEFIAIAESSGLMPHLTEYVLETALGQVAEWRAQGLYVPVAVNVSPRDVHTPGFAGSVAARLARHGVPAGALQLEITEHVLLEDPQRAADTLAALTAHGVKMSLDDFGTGYSSLVHLRRLPVSELKIDRSFVARLAIDNEDAEIVRCTVDLAHSLGLLVVAEGVEDDETWERLRDLGCDAVQGWLVAAAMPPEETTAWLRARGSRGWQRPRAALPAAAADE; this comes from the coding sequence ATGGAACCGAGCGAGAGCGCCGCCCCGGACTCACGGCTGCGCCGGCTGGCCGGCGCATGGCGGGCGGGTCTGCGGGCCGCGCGGCCGGCACGGCGTCCGGGCGCGGAGGGGCACGCCACCGGGCAGCGCGCCACCGGCCAGTACGCCTCCGGCAGCCCGTATGTCGCCGGACCCTACACGCAGACCGAGAACCACGACTCCCCCCAGCTCACCGCCGCCCTCGGCCCGGGCAGGTCCGGCGCCGAAACGGAACGCCACCTGTCCTGGCCCGCGCTGCCCGCCGCGATCGTCGCGGCGGCCGCCTTCGTGCTGGGCGCCGGGTTCTACCGCGCCTTCACCGGCGGCCACGCGCTCTTCCCGTCCGCCACCGTGGGCTGGTCCCTGGCCGTGCTGACCGGCATCATCGTCGGCCATCTGGTCGCCCTCGGCCGCTCCCGCTGGTGGGGCGGCACCGGCTCCGGCGCCGCCCTCACCCTCGCCGTCCTGCTGCTCTACGGCTGGGTGTCCGCCGGCCTGGTCAGCCTCACCGTCGTCCTGCTGGTCGGCGTGGCCCGCCGCCACCGCTGGCGCCAGGGCGTCCTGCACGGCGCGGTCGACATCCTCGGCATCGCCGCCGGAGCCCTGCTGCTGGCCCTGTTCGGCCGGGTGCCGTCCGTCGAGCACCCCTGGAACCCCGACACCTGGACCTTCTACACCGCCCCCGAAGTGGTGCTGGTCGCGGTCGCCTACCTCGCCGTCACCCGCACGCTGGGCTGGTATCTGCACGCCCCGCGCTCCGGCGGACTGCCCACCGTCGCCCGCACCGCCCTGATCAGACAGGGCCTGGTCGCGGCCGCACTGCTCGGCATCGCCCCGCTGGTCTGCGTGGTCGCCACCGCCAAGCCCGTCCTGCTGCCGCTGTTCGCCATCCCCCTCATCGCCCTCGACTCCACCCTCTGGATAGCCCGGGCCCGGGCGGAGGAGCAGCTGCGCGATCCGCTGACCGGGCTCCCCAACCGTCAGTGGCTGCTGGAGCGCATCTGGACGGCCCTCGACGACGCCGAACGCATCGACGCCCGCGCCGCCCTGATGCTCATCGACCTCGACCGCTTCCGCTCGGTCAACGACACGCTGGGACACCTCGCCGGTGACCGGCTGCTCCTCCAGATAGCCGACCGGCTCCGACTGGCGCTGCCGCGCGGCGCCGAGGCGGCCCGGCTCGGCGGCGACGAGTTCGCCGTGTTACTGCCGGTCGCCGACTCCACCACCTCCGCGACCCGGGTCGCCCGGGGCCTGGTCGCCGCCCTCAGCTCCCCGCTCGACCTCGACGGCCTCACCCTCGTCCTGGAGGCCAGCGCCGGGGTCGCCGTCTTCCCCGACCACGCCCTCGACGCCGAGGGGCTGCTGCGCCGGGCGGACGTGGCGATGTACCAGGCGAAGCGCGACCGCACCGGCGTCGAGGTCTACGAGTCCAAGCGGGACTCCAACACCCCGGACCGCCTCGGCCTCCTCGGCGATCTGCGCCGGGCCCTGGACCGGCACGAGGTCCAGCTGCACTACCAGCCCAAGGTCCGCTTCGACGGACAGGTGGCCGGCCTCGAAGCCCTGGTCCGCTGGGTGCATCCCGAGCGCGGGAGGGTTCCCCCGGACGAGTTCATCGCCATCGCTGAGTCCTCCGGCCTGATGCCCCACCTCACCGAGTACGTCCTGGAGACGGCCCTCGGCCAGGTCGCCGAGTGGCGCGCCCAGGGCCTGTACGTCCCGGTCGCGGTCAACGTCTCCCCGCGCGACGTCCACACCCCCGGCTTCGCCGGCTCGGTGGCCGCGCGTCTCGCCCGCCACGGTGTCCCGGCGGGCGCGCTCCAGCTGGAGATCACCGAGCACGTCCTCCTGGAGGACCCGCAGCGCGCCGCCGACACCCTCGCCGCGCTCACCGCCCACGGCGTGAAGATGTCCCTGGACGACTTCGGCACGGGCTACTCCTCGCTGGTGCATCTGCGGCGCCTGCCCGTGAGTGAACTGAAGATCGACCGCTCCTTCGTGGCGCGGCTCGCGATCGACAACGAGGACGCCGAGATCGTCCGCTGCACGGTCGACCTCGCCCACTCCCTCGGCCTCCTCGTGGTCGCCGAGGGCGTCGAGGACGACGAAACCTGGGAACGCCTGCGAGACCTGGGCTGCGACGCGGTACAGGGCTGGCTGGTCGCGGCCGCGATGCCCCCGGAGGAGACCACGGCCTGGCTGCGGGCCCGGGGCTCGCGCGGCTGGCAACGCCCGAGGGCGGCCCTGCCGGCAGCCGCGGCCGACGAGTAG
- the gatC gene encoding Asp-tRNA(Asn)/Glu-tRNA(Gln) amidotransferase subunit GatC, with translation MPGITREEVAHLARLARLELKPEELEHFAGQLDDIIGAVARVSEVADQDVPPTSHPLPLTNVMRADEVRPSLTPEQALSGAPAQEQQRFKVPQILGED, from the coding sequence ATGCCTGGCATCACGCGCGAGGAGGTCGCCCACCTCGCCCGGCTGGCGCGTCTGGAGCTGAAGCCCGAAGAGCTAGAGCACTTCGCGGGACAGCTGGACGACATCATCGGCGCGGTCGCACGCGTCAGTGAGGTCGCCGACCAAGACGTACCGCCGACCTCGCACCCGCTCCCGCTGACGAACGTCATGCGGGCGGACGAGGTCCGTCCGTCGCTCACCCCCGAGCAGGCGCTCTCCGGCGCCCCGGCCCAGGAGCAGCAGCGTTTCAAGGTGCCGCAGATCCTGGGGGAGGACTAG
- the gatA gene encoding Asp-tRNA(Asn)/Glu-tRNA(Gln) amidotransferase subunit GatA: MTDHVTIIKLTAAETAARIASGELTAVQVTEAHLARIEAVDEKVHAFLHVDREGALAQARAVDDKRARGEKLGPLAGVPLALKDIFTTEGIPTTVGSKILEGWIPPYDATVTQRLKAADVVILGKTNMDEFAMGSSTENSAYGPTGNPWDLTRIPGGSGGGSSAALAAYMAPLAIGTDTGGSIRQPAAVTGTVGVKPTYGGVSRYGMVAFSSSLDQGGPCARTVLDAALLHEVIAGHDPLDSTSIDAPVPPVVEAARNGSVEGMRVGVVKQFRGEGYQAGVIQRFDESVALLKELGAEIVELDCPSFDLALSAYYLIAPSECSSNLARFDGLRYGLRTGDDGTHSAEEVTSLTREAGFGPEVKRRIMLGTYALSSGYYDAYYGSAQKVRTLITRDFEKAFEQVDVIVSPTTPTTAFPIGERADDPMAMYLADLCTIPTNLAGNAAMSLPCGLAPEDNLPVGLQIIAPALKDDRLYKVGAAVEAAFVEKWGHPLIEEAPSL; the protein is encoded by the coding sequence ATGACGGACCACGTCACCATCATCAAGCTCACGGCCGCCGAGACCGCCGCCAGGATCGCCTCCGGCGAGCTGACCGCGGTCCAGGTCACCGAGGCCCATCTCGCCCGGATCGAGGCCGTCGACGAGAAGGTGCACGCCTTCCTGCACGTCGACCGTGAGGGCGCCCTCGCCCAGGCCCGTGCCGTCGACGACAAGCGCGCCCGGGGCGAGAAGCTCGGCCCGCTGGCCGGAGTCCCCCTCGCGCTGAAGGACATCTTCACCACCGAGGGCATCCCGACGACCGTCGGTTCGAAGATCCTGGAGGGCTGGATCCCGCCGTACGACGCGACGGTCACCCAGCGCCTGAAGGCCGCCGACGTCGTCATCCTCGGCAAGACCAACATGGACGAGTTCGCCATGGGGTCCTCCACCGAGAACAGCGCCTACGGCCCGACCGGCAACCCCTGGGACCTCACCAGGATCCCCGGCGGCTCCGGCGGCGGCTCCTCGGCCGCGCTGGCCGCGTACATGGCCCCCCTCGCCATCGGCACCGACACCGGCGGTTCCATCCGCCAGCCGGCCGCCGTCACCGGCACGGTGGGCGTGAAGCCGACCTACGGAGGGGTCTCCCGCTACGGCATGGTCGCCTTCTCCTCCTCCCTCGACCAGGGGGGCCCCTGCGCCCGTACGGTCCTGGACGCGGCGCTGCTGCACGAGGTCATCGCCGGGCACGACCCGCTCGACTCCACCTCGATCGACGCCCCGGTCCCGCCGGTCGTCGAGGCCGCCCGCAACGGCAGCGTCGAGGGCATGCGCGTCGGCGTGGTCAAGCAGTTCCGCGGCGAGGGCTACCAGGCCGGCGTCATCCAGCGGTTCGACGAGTCCGTCGCCCTCCTCAAGGAACTGGGCGCGGAGATCGTCGAGCTGGACTGCCCGTCCTTCGACCTGGCGCTGTCGGCGTACTACCTCATCGCCCCGTCCGAGTGCTCCTCCAACCTCGCCCGTTTCGACGGCCTGCGCTACGGCCTGCGGACCGGCGACGACGGCACGCACTCCGCCGAGGAGGTCACCTCCCTGACCCGCGAGGCCGGCTTCGGCCCCGAGGTCAAGCGCCGCATCATGCTCGGCACCTACGCCCTGAGCTCCGGCTACTACGACGCGTACTACGGCAGCGCCCAGAAGGTCCGTACGCTCATCACCCGTGACTTCGAGAAGGCCTTCGAGCAGGTCGACGTGATCGTCTCCCCGACGACGCCGACCACCGCCTTCCCGATCGGCGAGCGTGCCGACGACCCGATGGCGATGTACCTCGCGGACCTGTGCACCATCCCGACGAACCTCGCGGGCAACGCGGCCATGTCGCTGCCCTGCGGTCTCGCCCCGGAGGACAACCTCCCGGTCGGTCTCCAGATCATCGCCCCGGCGCTGAAGGACGACCGTCTTTACAAGGTGGGCGCCGCCGTCGAGGCCGCGTTCGTGGAAAAGTGGGGCCACCCGCTGATCGAGGAGGCTCCGTCGCTGTGA
- the gatB gene encoding Asp-tRNA(Asn)/Glu-tRNA(Gln) amidotransferase subunit GatB: MTTTTDLVSYEDALASYDPVMGLEVHVELGTKTKMFCGCSTELGQDANTQTCPVCLGLPGALPVVNATGVESAIRIGLALNCEIAEWCRFARKNYFYPDMPKNFQTSQYDEPIAFNGYLDVQLEDGETFRVEIERAHMEEDTGKSMHVGGATGRIHGASHSLLDYNRAGIPLIEIVTKPIEGAGERAPEVAKAYVRELREVIKALGVSEARMEMGQMRCDVNLSLRPHGREKFGTRSETKNVNSLRSVERAARFEIQRHAAVLNGGGTIIQETRHFHEDTGSTTSGRVKEEAEDYRYFPEPDLVPVAPTREWVEEIRAALPELPLVRRNRLVAEWGITALDMQAILNAGALDPIVATIDAGADSASARKWWMGELARSANESGKALDELAITPEQVARVTELVAKGDLNDKLARQVIEGVLAGEGTPDEVVDKRGLKVVSDEGALTTAVEEAIAGNPGIADKIRGGKVAAAGALVGAVMKATRGQADAARVKELILQQLGVSEG; this comes from the coding sequence GTGACCACCACGACCGACCTGGTGTCGTACGAGGACGCGCTGGCGTCGTACGACCCCGTCATGGGCCTTGAGGTCCATGTCGAACTCGGCACCAAGACCAAGATGTTCTGCGGCTGTTCGACCGAGCTCGGTCAGGACGCCAACACGCAGACCTGCCCGGTCTGCCTCGGCCTGCCCGGCGCGCTCCCGGTCGTCAACGCGACCGGCGTCGAGTCCGCGATCAGGATCGGTCTCGCGCTGAACTGCGAGATCGCCGAGTGGTGCCGCTTCGCCCGGAAGAACTACTTCTATCCGGACATGCCGAAGAACTTCCAGACCTCCCAGTACGACGAGCCGATCGCCTTCAACGGCTACCTCGACGTGCAGCTGGAGGACGGCGAGACCTTCCGCGTGGAGATCGAGCGCGCCCACATGGAGGAGGACACCGGCAAGTCCATGCACGTCGGTGGCGCGACGGGCCGTATCCACGGCGCCTCGCACTCGCTGCTGGACTACAACCGTGCCGGCATCCCGCTCATCGAGATCGTCACCAAGCCGATCGAGGGCGCCGGCGAGCGTGCTCCCGAGGTGGCCAAGGCGTACGTCCGTGAGCTGCGCGAGGTCATCAAGGCGCTCGGTGTGTCGGAAGCCCGTATGGAGATGGGCCAGATGCGCTGCGACGTGAACCTGTCGCTGCGCCCGCACGGCCGGGAGAAGTTCGGCACGCGGTCCGAGACGAAGAACGTCAACTCGCTGCGGTCCGTGGAGCGTGCGGCCCGCTTCGAGATCCAGCGGCACGCCGCCGTCCTGAACGGCGGCGGGACGATCATCCAGGAGACCCGGCACTTCCACGAGGACACGGGGTCGACGACCTCGGGCCGCGTGAAGGAGGAGGCCGAGGACTACCGGTACTTCCCCGAGCCGGACCTCGTTCCGGTGGCCCCCACGCGCGAGTGGGTCGAGGAGATCCGGGCGGCGCTTCCCGAGCTGCCGCTGGTCCGCCGCAACCGGCTCGTCGCCGAGTGGGGCATCACGGCCCTCGACATGCAGGCGATCCTCAACGCCGGCGCCCTGGACCCGATCGTCGCCACGATCGACGCCGGTGCCGACTCGGCCTCCGCCCGCAAGTGGTGGATGGGCGAACTGGCGCGCAGCGCCAACGAGTCGGGCAAGGCGCTCGACGAGCTGGCCATCACGCCGGAGCAGGTCGCCCGGGTCACCGAGCTGGTCGCCAAGGGGGACCTGAACGACAAGCTGGCCCGTCAGGTCATCGAAGGCGTCCTCGCGGGCGAAGGCACCCCGGACGAGGTCGTCGACAAGCGCGGTCTGAAGGTCGTCTCCGACGAGGGTGCGCTGACCACCGCCGTCGAGGAGGCCATCGCCGGCAACCCGGGCATCGCCGACAAGATCCGCGGCGGCAAGGTGGCCGCGGCCGGTGCCCTGGTCGGCGCGGTCATGAAGGCCACGCGCGGCCAGGCGGACGCGGCCCGCGTCAAGGAGCTGATCCTTCAGCAGCTGGGCGTCAGCGAGGGCTGA
- a CDS encoding methyltransferase domain-containing protein, giving the protein MSDITRTSHDLTSRLADPRRPRSNGYDARWMIDNQMGPNALWLLEWLAPALGLDALRPGARVLDLGCGRAMTSVFLAKEYDVQVVAADLWVKPDENAPRIAEAGVADRVLPVFAEAHDLPFGEGTFDAIVSVDAYQYFGTDDLYLPTLTRLLKPGGRIGVVVPALREEPQGDEPPAHLKEYWEKDPGFWAFHSPAWWRRLWTRGGTVEVETADWLQDGWRDWLLWSEVCAEESTSEFMADMARWSVDLMHADVDHVLGFARIVGRRK; this is encoded by the coding sequence ATGTCCGACATCACGAGGACCTCGCACGACCTCACTAGCCGTCTGGCCGACCCCCGCCGGCCCCGCAGCAACGGCTACGACGCCCGCTGGATGATCGACAACCAGATGGGCCCGAACGCCCTGTGGCTGCTGGAGTGGCTGGCCCCCGCCCTCGGTCTCGACGCGCTGCGCCCCGGCGCCCGCGTCCTCGACCTCGGCTGCGGCCGCGCCATGACGTCCGTGTTCCTCGCCAAGGAGTACGACGTCCAGGTCGTCGCCGCCGACCTGTGGGTCAAGCCCGACGAGAACGCCCCGCGCATCGCCGAGGCGGGTGTCGCCGACCGGGTGCTGCCCGTGTTCGCCGAGGCGCACGACCTGCCGTTCGGCGAAGGCACCTTCGACGCGATCGTCTCCGTCGACGCCTACCAGTACTTCGGCACCGACGACCTCTATCTGCCCACGCTGACCCGGCTGTTGAAGCCGGGCGGACGGATCGGGGTCGTCGTCCCCGCGCTGCGCGAGGAGCCGCAGGGCGACGAACCGCCGGCGCACCTGAAGGAGTACTGGGAGAAGGACCCGGGCTTCTGGGCGTTCCACTCCCCCGCCTGGTGGCGGCGGCTGTGGACGCGCGGCGGCACCGTCGAGGTGGAGACGGCCGACTGGCTCCAGGACGGCTGGCGCGACTGGCTGCTGTGGAGCGAGGTGTGCGCCGAGGAGAGCACCAGCGAGTTCATGGCGGACATGGCCCGCTGGTCGGTCGACCTGATGCACGCCGACGTGGACCACGTGCTCGGCTTCGCCCGGATCGTGGGACGCCGTAAGTGA